From a single Lates calcarifer isolate ASB-BC8 linkage group LG12, TLL_Latcal_v3, whole genome shotgun sequence genomic region:
- the apcdd1l gene encoding protein APCDD1-like: MKCVEAGNMSNRRFSHLLKGVWLLWLWQAVFVAGTGSKLWEVPTASLTSSSNLSESLQWEPHCQYRHLQDRVRITADIPPRLDSTWVSTRCEVRPGPEFLTRSYTFHPSRHFHALQHYYTDSSCEDPAYSLMIRGKLRLRQASWITRGGTEAEHHLSKVGIVVHSLAAKQRLVSRLPQTCVGLTLGRAVPGKLYELYNTRAGRGCLAALGFSMMEMGLIRVETQHHSHGGKIQELFLGDIHTDWTQRTQYRPTGYQQPLQNAMHHIHPCPVCALVYRSSEQRPPVLPRSPAAPLSLAGRWVSKSCETRPTVLFLTRDFTFDPDQHAWEGIYRHYSDPACSQPTFTLRASGHYAQGNPSAKVSGATEFVFKVIQVKITAMEEPTAKLLNGTRPGKCGRGGGWEVGVERDLTPTDGCTVLGIKLPHKEYELFKTELDHRKHPLLLIGERPSDGSSPDRPQRRPTSFQAPMVLCSGGETQPSHRYGSGSNSKQIQLEANGTERLAQLVLLVFGSALCSLFCIY, translated from the exons CTGTGTTTGTGGCTGGGACTGGGAGTAAACTATGGGAGGTGCCCACAGCCtccctcacttcctcctccaaCCTCAGCGAGAGCCTGCAGTGGGAGCCCCACTGTCAGTACCGCCACCTACAGGACAGAGTGAGAATCACAGCAGACATCCCCCCAAGACTGGACAGCACGTGGGTGTCAACGAG ATGTGAAGTTCGGCCCGGTCCAGAGTTCCTCACCCGCTCCTACACCTTTCATCCCAGCCGTCACTTCCATGCCCTGCAGCACTACtacactgacagcagctgtgaggaCCCGGCCTACTCCCTGATGATCAGGGGGAAGCTTCGTCTGCGCCAGGCCTCCTGGATCACCCGTGGAGGCACCGAAGCCGAACACCACCTCAGCAAGGTGGGCATTGTGGTCCACAGCCTGGCAGCCAAGCAGCGGCTGGTTTCAAGGCTGCCTCAGACCTGCGTGGGACTGACCTTGGGTCGAGCGGTGCCAGGGAAGCTGTATGAGTTGTACAACACCCGTGCAGGGAGGGGATGTCTGGCAGCACTGGGTTTCTCCATGATGGAGATGGGTCTGATTCGGGTGGAGACACAGCACCACAGCCATGGAGGGAAGATCCAGGAGCTGTTTTTAGGGGATATCCACACTGACTGGACTCAGAGAACTCAATACAGACCGACAGGGTACCAGCAGCCACTGCAGAATGCCATG CATCACATCCACCCCTGCCCTGTGTGCGCACTGGTGTACCGCTCCTCTGAGCAGCGCCCCCCGGTGTTGCCCCGCAGCCCTGCGGcccctctgtctctggctgGCCGCTGGGTCAGCAAGAGCTGTGAAACCCGTCCCACTGTCCTCTTCCTCACCCGAGACTTCACCTTTGACCCCGACCAGCACGCATGGGAGGGCATCTACCGGCACTACTCTGACCCCGCCTGCTCTCAGCCCACATTTACCCTGAGAGCCTCAGGCCACTACGCTCAGGGAAACCCCTCCGCCAAAGTCTCGGGGGCCACTGAATTTGTCTTTAAGGTGATCCAGGTGAAAATCACAGCCATGGAGGAGCCCACAGCAAAGCTGCTGAATGGGACGAGGCCGGGAAAGTGTGGTCggggtggagggtgggaggTCGGGGTGGAGCGGGACTTGACCCCCACAGACGGGTGCACTGTGCTGGGCATCAAGCTGCCACACAAGGAGTACGAGCTCTTCAAGACTGAGCTGGACCATAGGAAACACCCACTGCTGCTCATCGGAGAGAGGCCGAGTGATGGGTCCAGTCCTGACCGACCACAGAGGAGGCCCACTTCCTTTCAAGCTCCGATGGTGCTTTGCAGTGGGGGCGAGACACAGCCCTCACATCGCTATGGATCAGGTTCCAACAGCAAGCAAATCCAGTTAGAAGCCAATGGGACAGAGAGACTGGCACAGCTGGTGTTACTGGTGTTTGGATCTGCGCTGTGCAGCTTGTTCTGCATTTATTAG